In Miscanthus floridulus cultivar M001 chromosome 5, ASM1932011v1, whole genome shotgun sequence, one genomic interval encodes:
- the LOC136451039 gene encoding protein ESSENTIAL FOR POTEXVIRUS ACCUMULATION 1-like isoform X1, which translates to MAERKLDRPSALGKGGLSLGIEEDRAAAAAMGFVDDSKDQQHLDNSIPLSPQWLYAKPADGKISLPHGSSLEPAEKEVRMVEGTVDRKERRRNVFDADSGLRWLEEERETSLLGRRERKKDVDRDVDNRKTDRRSDNVSARDNTDPRAAPASERWNEGRRDGKWSSRWGPDDKEKDTRSDKKVDAEKDETHADKQTFTGRLLSESDSRDKWRPRHRQESHSVGTATYRAAPGFGSEKGRVKDSDIGFAAGRGRGNPNSVASFNRPSSAGSIGAPSVHGKSAKAAVSFRYPRGKLLDIYRQKNMMSSFDDADMKLEEIPSITLSTAAKPLAFVAPDKVEEALLEDIRKGKVISSEGINGTGNKKERAKDLEGPASGIDDDKDKVSFAIAGLGQEVSSDLISEKDAFYVEGTLPTGISTSPPKKSLEENASSNQYGITDIREGLKTDEIKSSADHDLGTKLPDDSNTLFDVPSFEHPSEPPMQYQSSDMDIKVGGHANCPEELTLYYLDPQGGVQGPFLGADIISWYEDGYFGLELPVRLSQAPDDVPFRPLVEVMPHLGQKPQSHIPQPCDGSAEPLESSQSKFQSTVPTASSGKSDQVSNWNSESNAVDPKRGDHEASVPSRSGWLSSPETGKDIANTSNRQQHIPESVNQDAEEVLYTGRPNSSMDQSLRDLENDRADFQVAPHDPHSVVGEANLPQHDIPSESDLSPLGLLWSELEGHPKQPLSSNVLGVNERRNPKPTTPKDIPPVNMRHGPLSRMNEVSSVRDEWPANFGRLDNMNDANISGRIPQVEAEHHLNFEGQILLQQIRREQQQMQQEQLMARNHLEFSGAFPGQVFDSLHQHRQPMNQPLSDVEHLLRVQFEIEQQQQRRQLQQEQHQRQLQQQRQAQLLQQQQQQQQQQQQMILEQLLQQQLQGSNFGPTNMVDQVLLREHVLNELHQQPHHLQRQHDAAIEQLIQAKFGHGLHREHHNDMLDVLSRPNQRQMLPLEQQILLGLQHEQQLQSQQLANALRQHSGREEERHLSGVWPMDDPAQFIRSGTSPNQRHGRFDLLENLQRSSSFDHHEHLDRSLSLHEHLHRGGQGIHSLERSGSLPGGGPGPNADVINALAHHHGLGQLETHGDIYPLGQIPMLPSGVHPQQHRLQEQLPGSHMGRLERHWSDANGQLQNSLMESSRINQLQIEAEKQRRNVEMNLAVDNPHAWAALMNKERNAEQDLSDMIHKKLVLQSQQSLGFPDVPVPASFGRKDHFAQPVAENPLRSVDIMSFEESLAERSLYAKSGQLAQEGSANLGSIPNSIENTGKFNLRSGSGSMLEQKHFLGIDDVQRDFSDTTGGRTSANQLVGSVNELTRGKKQGSSASLAGDDNDFAEEAVSKWSDSGTSKGSPHSLLKRSTNQHTTSQPVPTDLSSAIRLKKAGLASSDENKVESGVASVAQGMEGSVPSNKEAGLYSMPSATNNPDASGQSFSEALKSSRKPPLQYDASESADGGPGGKGAKKKAKKGKQIDPSLLGFKVHSNRIMMGEIVRDD; encoded by the exons ACCTGGATAACAGCATTCCCCTGTCTCCTCAGTGGCTCTACGCCAAACCTGCTGATGGAAAG ATCTCACTGCCTCATGGGTCCTCCCTTGAACCTGCTGAAAAGGAAGTGAGGATGGTGGAAGGAACTGTTGATAGGAAAGAACGAAGGAGGAATGTGTTCGATGCTGATAGTGGTCTTCGCTGGCttgaagaggagagggagacgagCCTGCTTGGGAGGAGGGAGCGCAAGAAGGATGTGGACCGGGACGTCGATAATCGCAAGACCGATCGCCGTTCTGACAATGTTTCTGCAAGGGACAACACTGATCCGCGTGCAGCTCCTGCATCTGAAAGGTGGAATGAGGGCCGCCGTGATGGAaaatggtcatcaagatggggACCTGATGACAAGGAGAAGGACACCAGGTCAGACAAGAAGGTTGATGCAGAGAAGGACGAAACCCATGCTGATAAACAGACATTCACTGGAAGGCTGCTGTCTGAGTCAGATTCCCGTGATAAATGGAGGCCTCGTCACCGGCAGGAAAGTCATTCTGTCGGAACAGCAACGTACCGTGCTGCTCCAGGCTTTGGATCTGAGAAAGGGCGTGTTAAGGACTCAGATATTGGTTTTGCTGCTGGAAGAGGCAGGGGAAACCCAAACTCAGTTGCATCCTTCAACCGGCCATCATCTGCAGGATCAATCGGTGCTCCATCTGTGCATGGGAAGTCTGCAAAAGCTGCTGTTAGTTTCCGCTACCCAAGAGGGAAGCTTCTTGATATATACAGGCAGAAAAATATGATGTCATCCTTTGATGATGCTGACATGAAACTGGAGGAAATTCCTTCCATCACACTCTCTACTGCTGCAAAACCCCTAGCCTTTGTTGCACCGGATAAAGTTGAAGAG GCTCTCCTGGAAGATATTAGAAAGGGTAAAGTCATTAGTAGTGAAGGAATCAATGGGACTGGAAACAAAAAAGAGAGGGCAAAAGATCTCGAAG GACCAGCTTCTGGTATTGATGATGACAAGGACAAAGTCAGTTTTGCAATTGCTGGGTTGGGTCAAGAAGTGTCTTCAGATTTAATTTCAGAGAAGGACGCCTTCTATGTTGAAGGGACACTTCCTACTGGCATCAGTACATCTCCGCCAAAGAAAAGTCTGGAGGAAAATGCCAGCAGCAATCAATATGGGATTACCGACATTAGGGAAGGTTTGAAAACTGATGAAATCAAGTCAAGTGCTGATCATGATCTTGGCACTAAGCTACCTGATGATTCAAACACTCTGTTTGATGTACCATCCTTTGAGCATCCTTCAGAACCCCCTATGCAATACCAAAGCAGTGACATGGATATAAAAGTGGGTGGCCATGCTAATTGTCCAGAAGAGTTGACATTATATTATCTGGATCCCCAAGGAGGTGTGCAGGGTCCATTTCTGGGTGCTGACATAATTTCCTGGTATGAAGATGGATACTTTGGTTTGGAGTTACCTGTACGTTtgtctcaggctccagatgatgtTCCTTTCCGCCCACTTGTTGAAGTCATGCCCCACCTTGGGCAAAAACCACAATCACATATACCTCAACCCTGCGATGGAAGCGCTGAACCTCTGGAATCATCTCAAAGTAAATTTCAATCCACAGTTCCTACTGCTTCCTCTGGGAAGAGTGACCAAGTGTCTAATTGGAATTCTGAAAGCAATGCTGTTGAtcctaaaagaggtgatcatgaAGCATCAGTACCTTCTCGTAGTGGTTGGTTATCTTCACCGGAAACGGGAAAGGATATAGCAAATACTAGTAATCGCCAGCAGCACATTCCTGAATCAGTGAATCAGGATGCTGAAG AAGTATTGTACACTGGGAGGCCTAATAGCAGCATGGATCAATCCCTACGGGACCTCGAGAATGACCGTGCAGATTTCCAGGTGGCACCACATGATCCTCATTCTGTGGTTGGAGAAGCTAATTTGCCGCAGCATGATATCCCAAGTGAGAGTGATCTGAGTCCTCTTGGCTTACTTTGGTCTGAGCTGGAAGGGCATCCaaaacaacctctctcatcaaaTGTACTTGGTGTAAATGAGCGGAGAAATCCCAAGCCTACAACACCCAAGGACATTCCACCTGTAAACATGAGACACGGGCCACTTAGCAGGATGAATGAAGTTTCTAGTGTGCGTGATGAGTGGCCTGCAAACTTTGGACGGCTGGACAATATGAATGATGCAAACATTTCCGGCAGAATCCCTCAGGTTGAAGCTGAGCATCATTTGAATTTTGAGGGGCAAATACTGCTTCAACAGATCAGACGGGAGCAACAGCAAATGCAGCAGGAGCAATTGATGGCCCGCAACCATTTGGAGTTTTCTGGTGCATTTCCCGGGCAGGTGTTTGATTCTTTGCACCAACACCGCCAGCCTATGAATCAACCGCTTTCTGATGTGGAGCATCTTTTGAGAGTCCAGTTTGAAATTGAGCAACAGCAGCAACGCCGCCAGCTCCAACAAGAGCAGCACCAACGGCAGCTACAGCAGCAACGGCAAGCCCAGCTCTTGCAGCAacaacaacagcagcagcagcagcagcaacagatgaTCCTCGAGCAACTGTTGCAGCAGCAGCTGCAGGGTTCAAATTTTGGACCAACAAATATGGTTGATCAAGTCTTACTTCGTGAACATGTATTAAATGAACTTCACCAGCAACCTCACCATTTGCAAAGGCAGCATGATGCGGCTATTGAACAACTCATTCAAGCAAAATTTGGTCATGGCCTTCATAGGGAGCATCATAATGATATGTTGGATGTTCTCTCACGTCCAAATCAGAGACAGATGCTTCCTTTAGAGCAGCAAATTCTTTTAGGCCTTCAGCACGAGCAGCAACTTCAGTCTCAACAATTGGCAAATGCTCTGCGGCAACATTCAGGCAGGGAGGAAGAAAGGCACTTAAGTGGGGTCTGGCCAATGGACGATCCTGCCCAGTTTATCCGCTCAGGGACCAGTCCAAATCAGAGACATGGTCGCTTCGATCTCCTGGAGAACCTTCAGAGATCGTCATCGTTTGATCATCATGAACATCTTGACCGCAGCTTATCCTTACATGAACATTTGCATAGGGGAGGTCAAGGTATTCACTCCCTAGAGCGGTCTGGTTCTTTGCCTGGTGGTGGTCCTGGACCAAACGCAGATGTCATAAACGCCCTAGCACACCATCATGGACTTGGTCAGTTGGAAACACATGGTGATATATACCCTTTAGGCCAAATTCCTATGCTTCCTTCAGGGGTTCATCCCCAGCAACATAGGCTTCAGGAACAGCTTCCTGGTTCTCACATGGGAAGGCTTGAAAGGCACTGGTCGGATGCCAATGGACAGTTGCAAAACAGTCTAATGGAGTCTTCACGCATCAACCAGTTGCAGATTGAAGCGGAGAAGCAGAGGAGGAATGTGGAAATGAACCTTGCTGTTGACAACCCACATGCATGGGCAGCCCTTATGAACAAAGAGAGGAATGCAGAACAAGATTTGAGTGACATGATTCATAAGAAACTTGTCCTTCAATCGCAGCAGTCCCTGGGTTTCCCTGATGTTCCTGTTCCAGCATCATTTGGGCGTAAGGATCACTTTGCGCAACCTGTTGCGGAGAACCCTCTGAGATCAGTGGACATCATGTCGTTTGAGGAGTCTCTTGCAGAAAGGTCACTTTATGCAAAGTCAGGGCAGTTGGCGCAAGAGGGATCAGCCAATCTGGGTTCTATACCCAACAGTATTGAGAACACTGGAAAATTTAACCTTAGATCAGGATCTGGATCGATGCTTGAGCAGAAGCATTTTCTTGGAATTGACGATGTACAAAGGGACTTCTCAGACACCACAGGTGGTAGGACATCAGCTAATCAATTGGTTGGGAGTGTCAATGAGTTAACGAGGGGTAAAAAGCAGGGTTCTAGTGCGAGCTTGGCTGGGGATGATAATGATTTTGCTGAAGAAGCTGTTAGTAAATG GTCTGATTCTGGCACGTCAAAAGGAAGCCCTCACTCCTTACTAAAGCGCTCTACAAACCAACATACTACATCTCAGCCAGTTCCCACAGATCTGTCTTCAGCAATCAGGCTGAAGAAAGCAGGCCTTGCGTCCTCTGATG AGAATAAGGTGGAATCAGGAGTCGCATCAGTAGCCCAGGGTATGGAAGGCAGTGTACCTAGCAACAAAGAGGCAGGGCTGTATAGCATGCCATCAGCCACCAACAATCCAGATGCCTCTGGTCAGTCCTTCAGCGAAGCGCtgaagagctcgaggaagcctcCGTTGCAGTATGATGCCTCTGAATCTGCAGATGGTGGCCCAGGTGGCAAGGGCGCAAAGAAGAAAGCGAAGAAAGGGAAGCAGATTGACCCTTCTCTTCTTGGCTTTAAGGTCCACAGTAACCGTATCATGATGGGCGAGATTGTTCGAGATGATTAG
- the LOC136451039 gene encoding protein ESSENTIAL FOR POTEXVIRUS ACCUMULATION 1-like isoform X2: MAERKLDRPSALGKGGLSLGIEEDRAAAAAMGFVDDSKDQQHLDNSIPLSPQWLYAKPADGKISLPHGSSLEPAEKEVRMVEGTVDRKERRRNVFDADSGLRWLEEERETSLLGRRERKKDVDRDVDNRKTDRRSDNVSARDNTDPRAAPASERWNEGRRDGKWSSRWGPDDKEKDTRSDKKVDAEKDETHADKQTFTGRLLSESDSRDKWRPRHRQESHSVGTATYRAAPGFGSEKGRVKDSDIGFAAGRGRGNPNSVASFNRPSSAGSIGAPSVHGKSAKAAVSFRYPRGKLLDIYRQKNMMSSFDDADMKLEEIPSITLSTAAKPLAFVAPDKVEEALLEDIRKGKVISSEGINGTGNKKERAKDLEGPASGIDDDKDKVSFAIAGLGQEVSSDLISEKDAFYVEGTLPTGISTSPPKKSLEENASSNQYGITDIREGLKTDEIKSSADHDLGTKLPDDSNTLFDVPSFEHPSEPPMQYQSSDMDIKVGGHANCPEELTLYYLDPQGGVQGPFLGADIISWYEDGYFGLELPVRLSQAPDDVPFRPLVEVMPHLGQKPQSHIPQPCDGSAEPLESSQSKFQSTVPTASSGKSDQVSNWNSESNAVDPKRGDHEASVPSRSGWLSSPETGKDIANTSNRQQHIPESVNQDAEVLYTGRPNSSMDQSLRDLENDRADFQVAPHDPHSVVGEANLPQHDIPSESDLSPLGLLWSELEGHPKQPLSSNVLGVNERRNPKPTTPKDIPPVNMRHGPLSRMNEVSSVRDEWPANFGRLDNMNDANISGRIPQVEAEHHLNFEGQILLQQIRREQQQMQQEQLMARNHLEFSGAFPGQVFDSLHQHRQPMNQPLSDVEHLLRVQFEIEQQQQRRQLQQEQHQRQLQQQRQAQLLQQQQQQQQQQQQMILEQLLQQQLQGSNFGPTNMVDQVLLREHVLNELHQQPHHLQRQHDAAIEQLIQAKFGHGLHREHHNDMLDVLSRPNQRQMLPLEQQILLGLQHEQQLQSQQLANALRQHSGREEERHLSGVWPMDDPAQFIRSGTSPNQRHGRFDLLENLQRSSSFDHHEHLDRSLSLHEHLHRGGQGIHSLERSGSLPGGGPGPNADVINALAHHHGLGQLETHGDIYPLGQIPMLPSGVHPQQHRLQEQLPGSHMGRLERHWSDANGQLQNSLMESSRINQLQIEAEKQRRNVEMNLAVDNPHAWAALMNKERNAEQDLSDMIHKKLVLQSQQSLGFPDVPVPASFGRKDHFAQPVAENPLRSVDIMSFEESLAERSLYAKSGQLAQEGSANLGSIPNSIENTGKFNLRSGSGSMLEQKHFLGIDDVQRDFSDTTGGRTSANQLVGSVNELTRGKKQGSSASLAGDDNDFAEEAVSKWSDSGTSKGSPHSLLKRSTNQHTTSQPVPTDLSSAIRLKKAGLASSDENKVESGVASVAQGMEGSVPSNKEAGLYSMPSATNNPDASGQSFSEALKSSRKPPLQYDASESADGGPGGKGAKKKAKKGKQIDPSLLGFKVHSNRIMMGEIVRDD; the protein is encoded by the exons ACCTGGATAACAGCATTCCCCTGTCTCCTCAGTGGCTCTACGCCAAACCTGCTGATGGAAAG ATCTCACTGCCTCATGGGTCCTCCCTTGAACCTGCTGAAAAGGAAGTGAGGATGGTGGAAGGAACTGTTGATAGGAAAGAACGAAGGAGGAATGTGTTCGATGCTGATAGTGGTCTTCGCTGGCttgaagaggagagggagacgagCCTGCTTGGGAGGAGGGAGCGCAAGAAGGATGTGGACCGGGACGTCGATAATCGCAAGACCGATCGCCGTTCTGACAATGTTTCTGCAAGGGACAACACTGATCCGCGTGCAGCTCCTGCATCTGAAAGGTGGAATGAGGGCCGCCGTGATGGAaaatggtcatcaagatggggACCTGATGACAAGGAGAAGGACACCAGGTCAGACAAGAAGGTTGATGCAGAGAAGGACGAAACCCATGCTGATAAACAGACATTCACTGGAAGGCTGCTGTCTGAGTCAGATTCCCGTGATAAATGGAGGCCTCGTCACCGGCAGGAAAGTCATTCTGTCGGAACAGCAACGTACCGTGCTGCTCCAGGCTTTGGATCTGAGAAAGGGCGTGTTAAGGACTCAGATATTGGTTTTGCTGCTGGAAGAGGCAGGGGAAACCCAAACTCAGTTGCATCCTTCAACCGGCCATCATCTGCAGGATCAATCGGTGCTCCATCTGTGCATGGGAAGTCTGCAAAAGCTGCTGTTAGTTTCCGCTACCCAAGAGGGAAGCTTCTTGATATATACAGGCAGAAAAATATGATGTCATCCTTTGATGATGCTGACATGAAACTGGAGGAAATTCCTTCCATCACACTCTCTACTGCTGCAAAACCCCTAGCCTTTGTTGCACCGGATAAAGTTGAAGAG GCTCTCCTGGAAGATATTAGAAAGGGTAAAGTCATTAGTAGTGAAGGAATCAATGGGACTGGAAACAAAAAAGAGAGGGCAAAAGATCTCGAAG GACCAGCTTCTGGTATTGATGATGACAAGGACAAAGTCAGTTTTGCAATTGCTGGGTTGGGTCAAGAAGTGTCTTCAGATTTAATTTCAGAGAAGGACGCCTTCTATGTTGAAGGGACACTTCCTACTGGCATCAGTACATCTCCGCCAAAGAAAAGTCTGGAGGAAAATGCCAGCAGCAATCAATATGGGATTACCGACATTAGGGAAGGTTTGAAAACTGATGAAATCAAGTCAAGTGCTGATCATGATCTTGGCACTAAGCTACCTGATGATTCAAACACTCTGTTTGATGTACCATCCTTTGAGCATCCTTCAGAACCCCCTATGCAATACCAAAGCAGTGACATGGATATAAAAGTGGGTGGCCATGCTAATTGTCCAGAAGAGTTGACATTATATTATCTGGATCCCCAAGGAGGTGTGCAGGGTCCATTTCTGGGTGCTGACATAATTTCCTGGTATGAAGATGGATACTTTGGTTTGGAGTTACCTGTACGTTtgtctcaggctccagatgatgtTCCTTTCCGCCCACTTGTTGAAGTCATGCCCCACCTTGGGCAAAAACCACAATCACATATACCTCAACCCTGCGATGGAAGCGCTGAACCTCTGGAATCATCTCAAAGTAAATTTCAATCCACAGTTCCTACTGCTTCCTCTGGGAAGAGTGACCAAGTGTCTAATTGGAATTCTGAAAGCAATGCTGTTGAtcctaaaagaggtgatcatgaAGCATCAGTACCTTCTCGTAGTGGTTGGTTATCTTCACCGGAAACGGGAAAGGATATAGCAAATACTAGTAATCGCCAGCAGCACATTCCTGAATCAGTGAATCAGGATGCTGAAG TATTGTACACTGGGAGGCCTAATAGCAGCATGGATCAATCCCTACGGGACCTCGAGAATGACCGTGCAGATTTCCAGGTGGCACCACATGATCCTCATTCTGTGGTTGGAGAAGCTAATTTGCCGCAGCATGATATCCCAAGTGAGAGTGATCTGAGTCCTCTTGGCTTACTTTGGTCTGAGCTGGAAGGGCATCCaaaacaacctctctcatcaaaTGTACTTGGTGTAAATGAGCGGAGAAATCCCAAGCCTACAACACCCAAGGACATTCCACCTGTAAACATGAGACACGGGCCACTTAGCAGGATGAATGAAGTTTCTAGTGTGCGTGATGAGTGGCCTGCAAACTTTGGACGGCTGGACAATATGAATGATGCAAACATTTCCGGCAGAATCCCTCAGGTTGAAGCTGAGCATCATTTGAATTTTGAGGGGCAAATACTGCTTCAACAGATCAGACGGGAGCAACAGCAAATGCAGCAGGAGCAATTGATGGCCCGCAACCATTTGGAGTTTTCTGGTGCATTTCCCGGGCAGGTGTTTGATTCTTTGCACCAACACCGCCAGCCTATGAATCAACCGCTTTCTGATGTGGAGCATCTTTTGAGAGTCCAGTTTGAAATTGAGCAACAGCAGCAACGCCGCCAGCTCCAACAAGAGCAGCACCAACGGCAGCTACAGCAGCAACGGCAAGCCCAGCTCTTGCAGCAacaacaacagcagcagcagcagcagcaacagatgaTCCTCGAGCAACTGTTGCAGCAGCAGCTGCAGGGTTCAAATTTTGGACCAACAAATATGGTTGATCAAGTCTTACTTCGTGAACATGTATTAAATGAACTTCACCAGCAACCTCACCATTTGCAAAGGCAGCATGATGCGGCTATTGAACAACTCATTCAAGCAAAATTTGGTCATGGCCTTCATAGGGAGCATCATAATGATATGTTGGATGTTCTCTCACGTCCAAATCAGAGACAGATGCTTCCTTTAGAGCAGCAAATTCTTTTAGGCCTTCAGCACGAGCAGCAACTTCAGTCTCAACAATTGGCAAATGCTCTGCGGCAACATTCAGGCAGGGAGGAAGAAAGGCACTTAAGTGGGGTCTGGCCAATGGACGATCCTGCCCAGTTTATCCGCTCAGGGACCAGTCCAAATCAGAGACATGGTCGCTTCGATCTCCTGGAGAACCTTCAGAGATCGTCATCGTTTGATCATCATGAACATCTTGACCGCAGCTTATCCTTACATGAACATTTGCATAGGGGAGGTCAAGGTATTCACTCCCTAGAGCGGTCTGGTTCTTTGCCTGGTGGTGGTCCTGGACCAAACGCAGATGTCATAAACGCCCTAGCACACCATCATGGACTTGGTCAGTTGGAAACACATGGTGATATATACCCTTTAGGCCAAATTCCTATGCTTCCTTCAGGGGTTCATCCCCAGCAACATAGGCTTCAGGAACAGCTTCCTGGTTCTCACATGGGAAGGCTTGAAAGGCACTGGTCGGATGCCAATGGACAGTTGCAAAACAGTCTAATGGAGTCTTCACGCATCAACCAGTTGCAGATTGAAGCGGAGAAGCAGAGGAGGAATGTGGAAATGAACCTTGCTGTTGACAACCCACATGCATGGGCAGCCCTTATGAACAAAGAGAGGAATGCAGAACAAGATTTGAGTGACATGATTCATAAGAAACTTGTCCTTCAATCGCAGCAGTCCCTGGGTTTCCCTGATGTTCCTGTTCCAGCATCATTTGGGCGTAAGGATCACTTTGCGCAACCTGTTGCGGAGAACCCTCTGAGATCAGTGGACATCATGTCGTTTGAGGAGTCTCTTGCAGAAAGGTCACTTTATGCAAAGTCAGGGCAGTTGGCGCAAGAGGGATCAGCCAATCTGGGTTCTATACCCAACAGTATTGAGAACACTGGAAAATTTAACCTTAGATCAGGATCTGGATCGATGCTTGAGCAGAAGCATTTTCTTGGAATTGACGATGTACAAAGGGACTTCTCAGACACCACAGGTGGTAGGACATCAGCTAATCAATTGGTTGGGAGTGTCAATGAGTTAACGAGGGGTAAAAAGCAGGGTTCTAGTGCGAGCTTGGCTGGGGATGATAATGATTTTGCTGAAGAAGCTGTTAGTAAATG GTCTGATTCTGGCACGTCAAAAGGAAGCCCTCACTCCTTACTAAAGCGCTCTACAAACCAACATACTACATCTCAGCCAGTTCCCACAGATCTGTCTTCAGCAATCAGGCTGAAGAAAGCAGGCCTTGCGTCCTCTGATG AGAATAAGGTGGAATCAGGAGTCGCATCAGTAGCCCAGGGTATGGAAGGCAGTGTACCTAGCAACAAAGAGGCAGGGCTGTATAGCATGCCATCAGCCACCAACAATCCAGATGCCTCTGGTCAGTCCTTCAGCGAAGCGCtgaagagctcgaggaagcctcCGTTGCAGTATGATGCCTCTGAATCTGCAGATGGTGGCCCAGGTGGCAAGGGCGCAAAGAAGAAAGCGAAGAAAGGGAAGCAGATTGACCCTTCTCTTCTTGGCTTTAAGGTCCACAGTAACCGTATCATGATGGGCGAGATTGTTCGAGATGATTAG